A genomic region of Salvelinus alpinus chromosome 12, SLU_Salpinus.1, whole genome shotgun sequence contains the following coding sequences:
- the LOC139535614 gene encoding lipid transferase CIDEC-like isoform X1 — protein sequence MPVQCFDREQPHGCWKVLPINGQVDDTLQTAVRRCFLTQRNTKKRCLPMIQRMDYAMKSLSLLSPASLSKCVTASVSASASMTQQLLVGTPRPKPFRVTSADRSVKKGIMADGLRDLVNKAMDSLHVSCVSALVLDEDGTGVDTEEFFLTLQDNAVLMVLEKGQKWTLPQNTHPRMQNELKHQRRKDVARITFDLYKNNPQDFIGCLNVKATLYGTYSVSYDVRCYAAKKMLKEALRWTLFSMQATGHVLLGSSCYIEQLLDEDDRADLSLPPLPQDGKIKQLQSILMGKTAVMGKTVV from the exons ATGCCCGTTCAGTGCTTCGACCGAGAGCAGCCTCACGGGTGTTGGAAG GTGCTGCCAATAAATGGCCAGGTGGATGACACTCTGCAGACAGCCGTAAGGAGATGCTTTTTGACTCAAAGAAATACCAAAAA GCGCTGTTTGCCGATGATCCAAAGGATGGATTATGCCATGAAGTCCCTCAGTCTCCTGTCCCCTGCCTCACTCTCCAA GTGTGTGACAGCCAGTGTATCAGCCAGTGCCTCCATGACCCAGCAGCTCCTTGTCGGGACTCCTCGACCTAAGCCCTTCCGGGTCACCAGTGCTGATCGCAGCGTTAAGAAGGGAATCATGGCTGATGGGCTACGAGACCTAGTCAACAAA GCCATGGACTCTCTGCACGTGTCCTGCGTCAGTGCCCTGGTGCTGGATGAAGACGGGACGGGGGTAGATACAGAGGAGTTCTTCCTGACCCTGCAAGACAACGCTGTGCTCATGGTCCTGGAGAAGGGGCAGAAGTGGACACTTCCACAG AACACTCATCCCCGAATGCAAAATGAGCTCAAACACCAGCGCAGGAAAGATGTGGCTCGAATAACCTTTGACCTATACAAGAACAACCCTCAGGATTTCATTGGCTGTCTGAATGTGAAGGCCACGCTGTATGGCACCTACTCTGTGTCCTACGATGTGCGCTGCTACGCTGCCAAGAAGATGCTGAA GGAGGCTCTGAGATGGACCCTGTTCTCCATGCAGGCCACAGGCCACGTCCTCCTGGGCTCCTCCTGCTACATCGAGCAGCTCCTGGATGAGGATGACCGGGCAGACCTGAGCCTGCCACCACTGCCACAGGATGGAAAGATCAAACAACTACAGAGCATCCTGATGGGCAAGACGGCTGTGATGGGCAAAACTGTTGTGTGA
- the LOC139535614 gene encoding lipid transferase CIDEC-like isoform X2, with translation MIQRMDYAMKSLSLLSPASLSKCVTASVSASASMTQQLLVGTPRPKPFRVTSADRSVKKGIMADGLRDLVNKAMDSLHVSCVSALVLDEDGTGVDTEEFFLTLQDNAVLMVLEKGQKWTLPQNTHPRMQNELKHQRRKDVARITFDLYKNNPQDFIGCLNVKATLYGTYSVSYDVRCYAAKKMLKEALRWTLFSMQATGHVLLGSSCYIEQLLDEDDRADLSLPPLPQDGKIKQLQSILMGKTAVMGKTVV, from the exons ATGATCCAAAGGATGGATTATGCCATGAAGTCCCTCAGTCTCCTGTCCCCTGCCTCACTCTCCAA GTGTGTGACAGCCAGTGTATCAGCCAGTGCCTCCATGACCCAGCAGCTCCTTGTCGGGACTCCTCGACCTAAGCCCTTCCGGGTCACCAGTGCTGATCGCAGCGTTAAGAAGGGAATCATGGCTGATGGGCTACGAGACCTAGTCAACAAA GCCATGGACTCTCTGCACGTGTCCTGCGTCAGTGCCCTGGTGCTGGATGAAGACGGGACGGGGGTAGATACAGAGGAGTTCTTCCTGACCCTGCAAGACAACGCTGTGCTCATGGTCCTGGAGAAGGGGCAGAAGTGGACACTTCCACAG AACACTCATCCCCGAATGCAAAATGAGCTCAAACACCAGCGCAGGAAAGATGTGGCTCGAATAACCTTTGACCTATACAAGAACAACCCTCAGGATTTCATTGGCTGTCTGAATGTGAAGGCCACGCTGTATGGCACCTACTCTGTGTCCTACGATGTGCGCTGCTACGCTGCCAAGAAGATGCTGAA GGAGGCTCTGAGATGGACCCTGTTCTCCATGCAGGCCACAGGCCACGTCCTCCTGGGCTCCTCCTGCTACATCGAGCAGCTCCTGGATGAGGATGACCGGGCAGACCTGAGCCTGCCACCACTGCCACAGGATGGAAAGATCAAACAACTACAGAGCATCCTGATGGGCAAGACGGCTGTGATGGGCAAAACTGTTGTGTGA